The proteins below come from a single Thalassotalea ponticola genomic window:
- the nudE gene encoding ADP compounds hydrolase NudE, producing MNNDNKLQLPEILHSQDVAKSRLVTVEAIDLRFSNGQLRTYEKIKGSGSGAVLVVPMLDDDTMILVREYCAGTHSYQLGFPKGLIDPGESGEQAANREMQEEIGYGAKSIEFLHQVSLAPAFFNATMQLYVARGLYSSQLEGDEPEPLQQVHWKLADYHQLLAQPDFTEARSISALMLLLDRQKG from the coding sequence ATGAATAACGATAACAAATTACAATTACCCGAGATATTGCATAGCCAAGATGTTGCGAAAAGTCGCTTAGTTACAGTTGAGGCCATTGATCTTCGCTTTAGTAACGGTCAGCTGCGCACCTATGAAAAAATAAAAGGCAGTGGCTCGGGCGCCGTGCTAGTGGTGCCTATGTTAGATGATGACACGATGATTCTAGTGCGCGAGTATTGCGCCGGAACACATTCATATCAGTTGGGGTTTCCCAAAGGCCTTATTGACCCCGGCGAGAGTGGCGAACAAGCGGCTAATCGGGAGATGCAAGAAGAAATTGGCTACGGCGCAAAGTCGATTGAATTTTTGCATCAGGTGAGCTTAGCACCTGCGTTTTTTAATGCCACGATGCAACTGTATGTTGCGCGCGGGCTTTACTCTAGCCAACTCGAAGGCGATGAGCCTGAACCATTGCAACAAGTGCATTGGAAATTAGCAGATTATCACCAATTACTGGCGCAACCAGATTTTACCGAGGCACGCAGTATCAGTGCGCTAATGTTATTGCTAGATAGACAAAAAGGTTAA
- the cysQ gene encoding 3'(2'),5'-bisphosphate nucleotidase CysQ: MNHARLLEIAIELAQTAGEEVMRFYHQGNFEQYQKADDSPVTSADLAANQVLIDGLQRLTPDIPIISEESTNLDWQQRQHWQRYWLLDPIDGTGEFIARSGDFAVNIALVEANWPTIGVIHAPAHQVTYYASKGEGAYKQSLAHTQRIQVADYDGRRPLNVGVSRRQKLAVIEPYLNQDYAYQHKPLGSCSLKSCQIAEGSTDLYIRIGPTGEWDTGASHIILQEAGGNIVDSELNALSYNRRPSLMNPDFIGLGNGNIDWQSVIIPHRCSRSSD, from the coding sequence ATGAATCACGCTAGGTTGTTAGAAATCGCCATAGAACTTGCGCAAACCGCTGGTGAGGAGGTGATGCGCTTTTACCACCAGGGCAATTTTGAGCAATATCAAAAAGCGGATGACTCACCGGTAACCAGCGCTGATTTAGCGGCAAATCAGGTGTTAATTGATGGCTTACAACGGCTAACACCCGATATTCCAATCATTTCTGAAGAGAGCACTAACCTCGACTGGCAACAACGACAACACTGGCAACGGTACTGGCTACTCGATCCCATTGACGGTACCGGGGAATTTATCGCCAGAAGTGGTGACTTTGCCGTCAATATCGCCTTAGTGGAAGCCAATTGGCCAACGATTGGCGTAATTCATGCGCCAGCACATCAAGTGACGTACTACGCCAGTAAAGGCGAGGGGGCGTATAAGCAATCACTTGCGCATACCCAACGTATACAGGTAGCCGATTACGACGGGCGTCGACCGCTCAATGTTGGCGTTTCCCGTCGACAAAAGCTAGCGGTTATCGAGCCTTATTTAAATCAGGATTACGCCTATCAACACAAGCCACTGGGCAGTTGTTCGCTGAAAAGTTGTCAGATTGCAGAAGGCAGTACAGATTTGTACATACGCATTGGTCCCACCGGTGAGTGGGATACCGGTGCTAGCCATATTATTTTACAAGAGGCCGGTGGTAATATTGTCGACAGTGAATTGAATGCACTAAGCTATAATCGACGTCCGAGTTTAATGAATCCAGACTTTATTGGTTTGGGCAATGGTAATATCGATTGGCAATCTGTGATC
- the yrfG gene encoding GMP/IMP nucleotidase produces MLDWANIKTVLLDMDGTILDLHFDNYFWLQHLPKRYAQVHGISVSEAQDFLAQKYRDVEGTISWYCLDYWAEQTNMAITEIKREIDHLIRLRDDAHDFMQALRQSGRQVILVTNAHPDSLSLKIEKTALDKYFDRLISCHQYGVSKESQQLWRQLQHDIGFDKQHTLFVDDTISVLDAAKRYGIAHLLAIANPDSQQPVRHIEHYPAIANYDVLIKDILTQAPAP; encoded by the coding sequence ATGCTAGATTGGGCAAACATAAAAACCGTATTGTTAGATATGGATGGCACCATATTAGATTTGCATTTTGACAACTATTTTTGGTTACAACACCTGCCCAAACGATACGCACAGGTGCACGGCATCAGCGTTAGTGAGGCACAAGACTTTTTGGCGCAAAAATATCGCGATGTAGAAGGAACCATCTCTTGGTATTGCCTCGATTATTGGGCCGAACAAACCAATATGGCCATTACCGAAATCAAGCGAGAAATTGATCACCTGATCCGGTTGCGCGATGACGCGCACGACTTTATGCAGGCGCTGAGACAATCTGGTCGACAGGTTATTTTAGTCACCAATGCCCACCCTGATAGCTTGAGTTTAAAAATCGAAAAAACTGCGTTAGATAAATATTTTGACCGACTGATTTCATGCCATCAATACGGTGTCAGTAAAGAGTCGCAACAACTGTGGCGGCAATTGCAACATGATATTGGTTTTGACAAACAACACACATTATTCGTCGATGATACCATTAGCGTGCTCGATGCCGCCAAACGCTATGGTATCGCTCACCTATTGGCGATAGCCAACCCTGACAGCCAGCAACCCGTGCGCCACATTGAGCACTATCCTGCCATCGCTAATTACGACGTGTTGATCAAAGATATTCTCACTCAGGCACCTGCGCCGTAA